In the Zingiber officinale cultivar Zhangliang chromosome 5A, Zo_v1.1, whole genome shotgun sequence genome, TGTGCTTGTACTTCGATGTGGTTAACCAAATTTTGCATCTTGCTGATTGCAAGACAGTACTAGCGATTTGAAATTTTGATGGATTACTAAGTTGCAAGACAAATCTTAGAAGGCTTGTTGAACTTCTGGTTGATGTATTATTGCTCTGGTGAATGTTCTCTAGATTAGCATATTATGTGGTCTTCGATAATAGGATGCTAATAAGTATAACACCCATATAAAAACTGATTCATTAGTTCTTGCACTGCATTATATTTTCTAGTACGCATAGTTCTTCAATTTGAGGAAACTGGTGCAATGTCTTTTACATGTTAAGATTAAGTTTTGATATGTTCCATATTAGTATAACCCATGAGTTTTTTCTTATGCCACATGATATCAGAATGGAGTGCTGTTTACTAGTGGTGAGGACCGCTGTCTAGCACTGGGGATATGAGAAGTTGGGAAATTGCATATAGCTTTGAAAATGCGCATTCAACTCGGGTGAAAGGACTtgttgttttgaaaaatagaagCAAGTCCGAGACTTCTGATGAATCAAATCTGATTGCTTCTGCATCCTCAGATGGTATGATACGCGTGTGGGATGCTAGGATGATTGCTCAAGATAAACCAAATCATTTGGCTGAGGCTGATACGAAATCTAGACTAACTTGTCTTGCTGGTTCATTTAAGAAACGTGAGTTATAGGAGCTTTCtgctctttatatatatatatgcttttgTTATCTTCTTGCCATTAAACATTTCTGCTGTGACATCATTATTCAATCCTTTCTGAAATATTTGTGCAAGGTTACTAAACCTATAGGTTCATTGCTAATGATCTGGTTGTTCAAAGATTCGGCAAGTCCCTATATATGTTAAGGGAAATTTCATTTTACCATTGAGGTTTGATTGCTTTTTAAAAATGCCTGCTATAATTCTAGGGTTTTCAAAATACCCTAGGATATGCAAAGTCTTGTTATTTTACTCTTTCACCAATGAAACTGTTAAATAACAACAAAATGGTGACTTGGTAGTTTGTGGTTGAAGTGTAAAATGATCAGAGACTCAAGACTTTTCAAACTCTAAGGGCCTTTTGATCATCTTAAATTTCTGCAAGGCATTTTGAAAAAGTAGGTAAAAATTTAAGGGATTAAAATGAAGATGCTGAATATTTACTTGCATTCACAGTGCTCTTTGTAATAGTCTGCACTGTGTAGAAAACTAATTGTTCATACAAGAAATGTTTGAGATATTTCAACAGCAATTTATAAGAGAAACAACTATGTTTACTTGACTGGCATGAAATACAATGCCCAGATACATCAAGCAAGTATATTCAACTTCATAACACTGAACCATGGGGTGCTAGTGTGCCACAATTCTCTTACAAGTTCATTCCTTCCTCCTTCACTGTTTTAGCTCCTGAACCCTTAAAATCTTTGCATAGGTGTTTTCATGTATACAGCAGAGAAGTCTTTGTTAGGTTCAGGTCTGTTTTTCTATCTTCTTATTGTTGCTATGTCTTAAACCCAAAGCTTATGTAGCTGTCTTCTCTATGAAGCAAATTCAGTTTCAGATAATTTTAGACTTTGCTATCGTTTAATTAAGAGGCAAAATGTCTGACAACATAGCCTTCATTTCTTGCAGGACTGTTACTATTTGAAAGATGCAAGCTATGAGTTTGCCTTTGGTTCTTCTGCATGAGCTTATTGGACAATCGGTCTAAAATGTTGATACGGCGAATAAGGTAGGGCCCCAAATTGAAGGCCGAAGACAAGGAAACTTGTTGATGTGACGGTCAAAGTCAAGTAGGGTTCAACACTTGGGGCCGGAATGGGCGTACGGCTTGGCCAAACAGTCTAAGCCGATCGAACCTCTTGTCCGATCAACTCTagtacaatggaattccgagccGAGTCCACTTGGCTTGGTCTACTTGCCCGAGCGGACGTCGAGTGCTTGGGGAGGCCGATTCCTCATAATGATTAATACTCCTCAGTTGACCCAACCCCGTTCGAGTACGAAGTCTGATTGTCTGTTGGAGGGAACTTGGTGAGCCATTCATCCCAACGCAGTGAGGGCTCATCAGCTCAATAATCTAATATTCCTTTTTGACATCTTGTGTAACTGTTATAAGGAATTAAGGGGATATGCTCTGTGATAgttgtacggtggaagcttctactCTGCAAAACACAGAAATGATAGACCTATTTTAGGAAAATTGTCAAAATGTCAGAATAGTCGGTCTTATTTTAGCAACGCATTGATATTCATGCAGAAAGGAAAAGTAACACTATATAAAGGAGTCTCCATCTATAGGCGCAGATATGCTAGGCTATCAGAGTTCATTGTTCATCGTCATTGTTCTTGACTCCTTTAGCTCATTACTTGATTTGTGCATTGGAGTACCTATGCCGGAGACCTCTCCTCGTTCCTATCACTGGCGTTCTCCTCTCCCTGTTCTTGTTTTTGCCACGCACACTCGTTTGTGGCATCAGGGTCCTCATCTTCTTGCAGTCAACATCGGAGTTACCTAACCAACGTACCACCTTCCTCACTTTCAGATGAGATCAAATGTCATGAGTGTCTATAAGTTAAAATATTTCTTCTTCGAAataattgttgttgttgttgttgttgtaagaggctaagtattttttttcacACCCAACCTAAGCAAGCTATTTATTGTTGTTTCTCAAAAGTGACTTTGCCTAATGTTTCTTTATTCCACCTTGCTGATGGAAATTAGAAGCTAGGGAACTGGTTACGAGTCACGTTCCTCAGCCTTGTGGTGAATAATATATAATACGGTGCATATTTTACTGAGAACTTCTTTTTCAGCTTATAAAGgttttaaatttttcccggcaTCAGTCAACTACTTTTTCCATTATTTAACAGCTTGTTGTCCTTGTTAACCATATTTTATAGGCAGAGGGAAAAAAGGAAGATGGTCGTGATGGCAGTGGCCGTATTCGTCAGAGCTCACTGCAACGTCGGTTTTACTGTTGGTTGAAATGAAACGTCATGGACTGCTCCAACACTTTCCAGGTACAACATTGTTAACCATCTCCATGCAGCTCGTTAATCAGAATAATGTTTGTTTTGTTCCCTAATGAGAGATGAATGCAAAATTCAAGAGTCAAGTTAATGAAAGTTTTCGAAATTAAAGATCCAAAATGATAATAATTCTAAGATTTTCATTTTGAATTTCCCCTCAATCCATTTTATGTGATTATGTGTCCAGGCAAATAAAATGCATCTTCTTATTCTGATTTTTGGATGCTATGTTTGCATTCGAGTAGGAAATGAAATATTTCATCAGAGCAGAAAATTGCACTAACAGATTCACCTATTCAGTAGTAGAATCAGTCGTCTAATTAGTTTCATGAGCCTTGAAATTTCTATGATTCTAGCACGATATGTGTACAGTAGGTCATACTATTTGCATATAGGTAGGTATGTATAAGCTTAAAGCCATAGAGCACCGGCTTGCTTGAGAAGGGGCACGAGCGAGCCGTTAATATGGCACGACATCACCTTCTCCACACCGCCGAGCAGCTTCCCACCAACGAACACGGCAGGCACGGCGACGGCTGTGGCGCTGGGGGCCGTTGACGTACTGGAACATCCGGCACCTCCAGTGGCGACCCCGGCGGCGAGAAGGTGCTCCAGCACGGCCTGGATCTCACAGCTACCGGCCTTGTCGAGTTGGTCGAGCTCGTACACGGTGGGGCCGACGCCCAGACCCAGCAGCAGCCGCTTCACCACGTGGCACATGCAGCAGCTGCT is a window encoding:
- the LOC121980982 gene encoding glutaredoxin-C9-like: MRMVEVKNAATASSPFERVARMASGNAVVVFSVSSCCMCHVVKRLLLGLGVGPTVYELDQLDKAGSCEIQAVLEHLLAAGVATGGAGCSSTSTAPSATAVAVPAVFVGGKLLGGVEKVMSCHINGSLVPLLKQAGALWL